In Arachis hypogaea cultivar Tifrunner chromosome 17, arahy.Tifrunner.gnm2.J5K5, whole genome shotgun sequence, a single window of DNA contains:
- the LOC140173035 gene encoding uncharacterized protein produces MELHKENSVEDAVKRRRRATKDEPMEPVTTVEDAVSGVADQTQKPSTGNDMILGILKTQANQIQALIAVVAQHDRVLELLTSLNVSATSDNKPMMNLNLNLHPTGGVHLYTNDGTLEEPVKEVTNGGTLSGRTPTRQQCPPPKPEDVIRGISAPMPTTMAGVNKGKSGTPQPAPQVNLQRKLSFKDEGNSTKDLIRNIRSTGPGSPWTFYTHRSADIRSEETPKVHETLHGNPG; encoded by the exons ATGGAGTTACACAAAGAGAATAGCGTGGAGGATGCGGTGAAGCGTCGACGGAGAGCAACCAAGGATGAACCAATGGAGCCGGTAACCACCGTGGAGGATGCAGTCAGCGGTGTGGCTGATCAGACACAA AAACCCTCAACCGGAAATGACATGATTTTGGGGATCCTGAAGACGCAAGCGAACCAAATACAAGCCTTAATCGCAGTTGTAGCACAGCACGATCGAGTGCTGGAACTTCTCACGTCTTTGAATGTATCTGCTACTAGTGACAACAAACCGATGATGAACCTGAACCTAAACTTGCATCCTACTGGAGGAGTGCATCTTTACACAAACGATGGAACACTTGAAGAGCCGGTGAAAGAGGTGACAAACGGCGGGACGCTCTCAGGTAGAACTCCGACACGCCAACAGTGTCCTCCACCAAAACCAGAGGACGTTATCCGGGGTATATCAGCCCCAATGCCTACAACGATGGCCGGGGTCAACAAGGGAAAATCCGGTACTCCCCAACCAGCACCACAAGTCAACTTACAG AGAAAGCTTTCCTTTAAAGATGAAGGGAATTCCACAAAAGACCTCATAAGAAACATAAGGTCTACAGGTCCTGGCTCTCCATGGACATTTTACACACATAGGAGTGCGGACATTAGGTCGGAGGAGACTCCAAAGGTACATGAAACACTGCATGGAAACCCTGGATGA
- the LOC140181117 gene encoding uncharacterized protein, whose protein sequence is MHVGPTLGESSQKAFVPCSQIPEGPNIIPENSMTQFVVFEDLEVYLIRVCCQLRLDYPVFNNCVFFSDTGELLHGYWVTLRSQQRDVSWIVEGGFSSDEQMARQDASFKMLGKVLSFVGKEIHDYNYRIVEALRVRVEELERQQRNPVHQRIRELEQEN, encoded by the exons ATGCATGTTGGCCCAACATTGGGTGAATCATCACAGAAAGCATTTGTTCCTTGTTCTCAGATACCAGAAG GACCGAACATTATTCCGGAGAATTCTATGACTCAGTTTGTAGTGTTTGAAGACTTGGAGGTCTATCTCATTCGTGTCTGTTGCCAGCTGAGGCTTGATTATCCGGTCTTTAACAATTGTGTGTTTTTCTCCGACACTGGTGAGTTGCTTCATGGCTACTGGGTGACACTGCGATCACAACAACGCGATGTTAGCTGGATCGTCGAGGGTGGGTTCTCATCGGATGAGCAGATGGCAAGGCAGGACGCGTCATTCAAAATGTTAGGGAAGGTGCTATCTTTCGTGGGGAAGGAAATCCACGACTACAACTACAGGATCGTGGAGGCCTTGAGAGTGCGGGTTGAGGAACTGGAACGGCAACAACGAAACCCCGTACACCAGCGAATCCGGGAGCTGGAACAGGAGAACTGA